The window TCGTGGTCCGCTCGACCGACCGCGCCGCGCTCGATGCCTGCATGGCCGCGCTTTGCGACGGGCTGGAGCAGCAGGGCTTCGCCTTTACCCACGGGGGAATCTGATCGCGCCTTGCCTCGCCTAGCGCTTGCGCTAGCCTTCGGGCGGAAGGGGTGTCGCGATGGAATGGTTTCTGGCTCTCGTCCTGTTCGCTCTGGCGTTCTACCAGCGCGAGAAGCTGCGCACCTTGCAGTACCGGGTCGAAAGCCTCGAAGGTGCGATCGATCATGTGCTGGCCCTGTTGCGAGAGGGCAAGGGCGCTGAAGTCGCGGAAGCAGTAGCGCCCCCGGAACCGGCGAAAGCGAAAACCGCATCTGTTCCTCTGGTGGTCAGGCGAACCGGCGAACCGGTGTCGAAGCCGGAGCCGGTTGCCGACCTTCAGCCGCAGCCTCTCCTTCCGGAGCCGGAGCAACAGCCTGAAGAACCCGAGCGCCGCTTCGCCTTCGACTTCGAAGAACTCTTCGGTCGCCGCCTCCCGATCTGGGCGGGCGGCGTCACGCTTGCCGTGGCGGGTGTATTGCTGGTCCGGTACTCGATCGAAGCGGGCTTGCTTACTCCCAGCGTGCGGGTGGCCCTCTCCTTCCTCTTCGGGCTTGGCCTGCTCGGCGGCGCGGAAGCCGCCTATCGCAATGCCGAGCGGGTCGGGGACGAACGGGTGTGCCAGGCACTCGCCGGGGCCGGCCTCGCCACGCTTTATGCAGGCTTCTACCTAGCGGGCAGCCAGTACGACCTGATCGGCCAGACCGTCGCCTTCCTCGGCCTGGCGGTCGTGACTGCAGCGGCGATCGGCCTGTCCTATCGTTTCGGCCTGCCAAGCGCCGTGCTGGGTCTGGTCGGCGGTTTCGCAGCGCCCGCCCTGGTCGGCGGGGAAGAAGCGAACCTGCCGCTGCTGGCGCTGTACCTTGCACTCGTCACGGGCGGGCTGACCCAGACCGGCAATCGCCAGCGGCGCCCATGGCTTGGCCTCGGCGCGCTAATCGGCGGCCTCGGCTGGGGCGGGCTGCTGCTGACCACTGGCGGGATGTCGGGCGTCGATATCCTCGCGCTGGGCCTCTACTTCGTCCTCCTCGGCGCAGTCCTCCCCGCGCTCCTCGCAACCGAGAAGCTCGAGCGGCCGCTCCGCCTCGCATCGGCCGCGATTGCCAGCCTGCAACTAGCCGTGCTCGTCGACGAGGGCGGCTATTCGGCGCTTGCCTGGGGCCTCTACCTGCTGCTCGGCGGCGCGCTGGCATGGTTCGGATGGCGCAAGCCCGAGGTCCGCCCTGCCAGTGCCATGGCAGCGACCATCGGGGTCCTGCTGCTCGGTCTCTGGCCTGCCCCGCCCGAAGCGGGCTTTGCGGCAGTCGCCGCCGCGCTGGCCACGATTTTCGCCGGTGTGCCCCTGTTCCACCTACACACAAGGTCCGACCAGCTGGTCGACCGGCTGAGCGCGGCGCTCGTCCCGCTCGCGCTCGACATCACCATGCTGCTGACCTTCGGGACGCTTGACAGCGACAACTTGCGTATCGCGGAAGCGCTGGCCTGTCTCGCGCTTGCCGCCCTGCCGGGAGCGGCCGCCTGGCTGCTCTGGAACCGCGAGGATGCGGTGAGCCTTGCGGTGAATCTGGCCTCTGCTGCCGTCCTCGCCGTGCTTGCAGGGCTCTGCGTGTTGCCGGCCATGGCGACGCCCTTCCTCTTGGGCGCTATCGCCGCCGGCCTCTGCCTGCTGCTCCGGCGCCGGTTGCAGGAAACCCTGCCGCTCGCCGCCGTCACGTGGACTGCCGCGCTTGCTGCGCTGGCGAGCGTACCCGCCAGCGACGCCCTGATGCGGGAGATGGACGCGCTGGTGACCGGGACCGACCATACCAATCTGACCGGCATACTGCGCTGGCTGGCTAGTGCTGCGCCATTCGCCCTCCTCGCCCATCTGGAGCGCGACGGACTGCGCCGCGGGATTGCCGAGGCCGTTGCCGCGCTTGCAGCCTTTGCCGCGCTGGCGCAGGTGCTACCGCCAATCGCCCTCGTCTGGACCGCGACTGCAGGGGTGCTGGCCTTGCGCTGGCGCATGCCGGGGCGCGACATGGCCA of the Qipengyuania gaetbuli genome contains:
- a CDS encoding DUF2339 domain-containing protein translates to MEWFLALVLFALAFYQREKLRTLQYRVESLEGAIDHVLALLREGKGAEVAEAVAPPEPAKAKTASVPLVVRRTGEPVSKPEPVADLQPQPLLPEPEQQPEEPERRFAFDFEELFGRRLPIWAGGVTLAVAGVLLVRYSIEAGLLTPSVRVALSFLFGLGLLGGAEAAYRNAERVGDERVCQALAGAGLATLYAGFYLAGSQYDLIGQTVAFLGLAVVTAAAIGLSYRFGLPSAVLGLVGGFAAPALVGGEEANLPLLALYLALVTGGLTQTGNRQRRPWLGLGALIGGLGWGGLLLTTGGMSGVDILALGLYFVLLGAVLPALLATEKLERPLRLASAAIASLQLAVLVDEGGYSALAWGLYLLLGGALAWFGWRKPEVRPASAMAATIGVLLLGLWPAPPEAGFAAVAAALATIFAGVPLFHLHTRSDQLVDRLSAALVPLALDITMLLTFGTLDSDNLRIAEALACLALAALPGAAAWLLWNREDAVSLAVNLASAAVLAVLAGLCVLPAMATPFLLGAIAAGLCLLLRRRLQETLPLAAVTWTAALAALASVPASDALMREMDALVTGTDHTNLTGILRWLASAAPFALLAHLERDGLRRGIAEAVAALAAFAALAQVLPPIALVWTATAGVLALRWRMPGRDMAMLALVAAIGLWAFLPLVDWTGAGAVSLAGDPFLLSSLSSLRSTLGHILPLALALAAVQISERGFLKSPMALGWAALPVGFVVLHVLFKQIFAIETMTGFRASGLAERTVFEALLLSLAWGAAKGIGQMPADRRVATGLAVLSLAHFSIFTLFWHNPLFALQAVGPVPLANLALAAFAVAIAGLLSLRLWHPRWRVWIDALVMATATLGAITLLRQAFAGSYLPQLPMSQAEDLLRSLVGIVLAVAFLLIGSRRAERSWRVGSLVLMTGTAIKVFVFDTAGLEGLVRIASFVALGASLIGIGWFYSRQLRSEPTPQ